A stretch of Candidatus Zixiibacteriota bacterium DNA encodes these proteins:
- a CDS encoding polyprenyl synthetase family protein has protein sequence MMLSTHSHTSPTWSARDEHSCESEIELVNQMSDYVRRKAGKGYRTLIAREIAAVLSPGTAIPSEILECLESLHTFTLIHDDVVDNSPMRRGQDTLWKQYSKDLAILYGDYQHAFVFQRLAESRDVPESFRIPLIEAFASASMRVQEGQIAELQHLFDVRMDQLKYYKIASLKTSSLISLSVFIGAIFGQACESAISELMQFADYFGIAYQIYNDIIDFTTSHGKCASDDIRSGVMSLPLIIYCDSMLRACGRYPSLEMSASNTQIREAVVTDILRLNILQQASSICRMYSDDAEYHLKSALQTVTAPTIGEILCRFRGVLTGFSCT, from the coding sequence ATGATGCTCTCAACACATAGTCACACATCTCCAACCTGGTCTGCACGTGACGAACATTCTTGTGAATCAGAGATTGAACTCGTGAATCAGATGAGTGACTATGTCCGTAGGAAAGCAGGCAAAGGATACAGAACACTAATTGCTCGCGAAATAGCCGCTGTTCTCAGCCCAGGAACTGCAATACCAAGTGAAATTCTAGAGTGTCTTGAGTCGTTACACACATTTACATTGATTCACGACGACGTTGTTGACAACAGTCCAATGCGTCGTGGACAAGATACATTGTGGAAGCAATACTCCAAGGATCTAGCTATCCTCTACGGAGATTACCAGCATGCCTTTGTATTTCAAAGATTGGCCGAATCGAGAGACGTACCTGAATCATTTCGTATCCCTCTAATCGAGGCATTCGCATCTGCAAGTATGAGGGTACAAGAGGGCCAGATTGCGGAATTGCAGCATCTCTTTGATGTTAGAATGGACCAACTGAAATACTACAAGATAGCCTCATTGAAGACATCCTCCTTAATCAGTCTCTCAGTCTTCATTGGGGCAATATTCGGACAGGCTTGCGAGAGTGCTATCAGCGAGTTGATGCAATTTGCGGACTACTTCGGTATTGCCTACCAGATATACAATGATATCATTGACTTTACCACTTCCCATGGTAAGTGCGCATCTGATGATATTAGATCTGGTGTTATGTCTCTCCCACTAATAATTTACTGTGACAGTATGCTAAGGGCTTGCGGAAGATATCCTTCACTCGAAATGTCGGCATCAAACACTCAAATCCGTGAAGCTGTGGTCACGGATATATTGAGACTCAATATCCTGCAACAGGCATCGAGCATATGTCGCATGTATTCTGATGATGCGGAGTACCATCTCAAATCAGCTCTACAAACCGTAACTGCTCCAACAATCGGGGAAATCCTTTGTAGATTTAGGGGTGTCTTGACGGGTTTCAGTTGCACTTAG